From Anopheles darlingi chromosome 2, idAnoDarlMG_H_01, whole genome shotgun sequence, the proteins below share one genomic window:
- the LOC125950147 gene encoding UDP-glycosyltransferase UGT5-like, translating to MKPGLCAAILLVLAAVTQCGNGYKVLGLFPHPGLSHFHFFQPILKGLAEAGHEVTVVSHFPEKSPPANYVDVPLEGMTSLSDSVSFELFEYRPGFGHFMEFFMLYTWGKEACANALNSAAIKTVLESKVQYDLVLLEQFNSDCMLGVAHQLNAPYIGLSSSPLMPWHYDRVGNPIIPSYVPSLFMGYTERMDFSQRLANWITVQCFKTLYSWFNDAAANKLLRERFGEGVIPDVRDLQQRTAMMFVNQHFSLSGAKPLSPAVLEIGGVHIQEFQPLGDDLQKLLDSADHGVIYISWGSMIRAETLPAEKRDAILKALGKFKQLVIWKWGNETLTNQPANVHIRKWLPQKEILCHPKVRVFMSHGGLLGSSEAAYCGVPVVVTPMYGDQYNNAAALAHRGMGVVLAYEDITSETVYQALQKMLEPVAMENAKRVSFTYRQRPLKPLQAAVWWCEHVAATSGLALAQSYSTELPWYAYHQFDVYIVTFTFLVLYHACWIWLFKRVCCRGVSGFSDEKLKAN from the exons ATGAAGCCAGGATTGTGTGCCGCgatactgctggtgctggctgccgTCACACAGTGCGGCAATGGGTACAAAGTGCTCGGACTGTTCCCTCACCCAGGCCTaagccatttccatttctttcaacCGATACTGAAAGGGCTGGCCGAGGCTGGACATGAGGTAACGGTAGTGAGCCACTTCCCTGAGAAGAGCCCACCTGCCAATTACGTCGACGTACCGCTCGAGGGTATGACGTCACTGTCGGATTCGGTTAGCTTTGAG CTTTTCGAATATCGACCGGGTTTTGGACACTTCATGGAGTTCTTTATGCTGTACACGTGGGGCAAGGAAGCCTGTGCGAATGCGCTCAATTCAGCGGCCATTAAGACGGTTCTGGAATCGAAGGTGCAGTATGATctcgtgctgctggagcaATTCAACAGTGACTGCATGCTTGGTGTGGCGCATCAGCTGAACGCACCATACATTGGGCTTAGTAGTAGCCCCTTGATGCCATGGCACTACGATCGCGTCGGAAACCCCATCATACCGTCGTACGTGCCGTCGCTGTTTATGGGCTACACCGAGCGGATGGACTTTTCGCAAAGGCTGGCCAACTGGATCACGGTGCAGTGCTTCAAAACGCTATACAGTTGGTTCAACGATGCGGCCGCCAATAAGCTGCTCCGGGAACGGTTCGGTGAAGGTGTCATACCGGACGTACGCGATCTGCAACAGCGTACGGCAATGATGTTTGTCAATCAGCACTTTTCTCTGAGCGGTGCCAAGCCGTTAAGCCCGGCGGTGCTAGAGATTGGTGGCGTGCACATACAAGAGTTCCAACCGTTGGGCGACGATCTGCAGAAGCTGCTCGATAGCGCCGATCACGGTGTGATCTACATCAGCTGGGGATCAATGATCCGAGCGGAAACGCTGCCGGCCGAGAAACGCGACGCGATCTTGAAGGCCCTAGGAAAGTTCAAGCAGCTGGTCATCTGGAAGTGGGGCAACGAGACCCTGACCAATCAACCGGCGAACGTGCATATCCGGAAGTGGTTGCCACAGAAAGAAATTCTAT GTCATCCCAAGGTTCGCGTCTTCATGAGCCATGGTGGATTGCTAGGATCATCCGAAGCGGCGTATTGCGGGGTACCAGTAGTGGTCACTCCCATGTACGGTGATCAG TACAATAATGCAGCCGCATTAGCCCACCGTGGCATGGGTGTTGTACTGGCGTATGAGGATATTACATCTGAGACGGTGTACCAGGCGTTGCAAAAGATGCTCGAACCGGTAGCGATGGAAAATGCTAAGCGTGTATCATTCACGTACCGCCAACGACCACTCAAGCCACTTCAAGCAGCAGTCTGGTGGTGTGAGCATGTGGCCGCAACCAGTGGCCTTGCCTTGGCGCAATCCTATTCCACAGAGCTACCCTGGTATGCGTACCATCAGTTCGATGTGTACATCGTGACGTTCACCTTCCTCGTGCTTTACCATGCGTGCTGGATCTGGCTGTTCAAGCGAGTTTGTTGCCGCGGTGTGTCAGGATTCAGTGATGAAAAACTTAAAGCTAACTAG